From the genome of Malus domestica chromosome 04, GDT2T_hap1, one region includes:
- the LOC103433342 gene encoding WRKY transcription factor 44-like has translation MDIKEAERVVIAKPVASRPTCSTFRSFTELLAGAIDASPLNVSSETAVPAIRPKTVRFKPMVNHTVAGLVSSQAHISGAAHSHSSEQVSKSDSRSTVIYKPLAKVVSRATFSVLANMGNFNTSHQSTQSSVNVGVLHPNQDKCFRSQSANLHHNNPSCAETNQTTEPPKIASQNMEEDLKLIPSTANTDRPSYDGYNWRKYGQKQVKGSEYPRSYYKCTHPNCPVKKKVERSLDGQIAEIVYKGEHNHSKPQPPKRSSSGTQGLGVPSNGTGQDTNNRLLNSHINERNEGSEGRVEDQNEVGLPVQSYQTKAPLPYDPHATGGITAGGATPDNSCGLSGECEEASKRLEAEDYEPRSKRRKSENHSLEAGISGEGVQDPRVVVQNSVESDMTGDGFRWRKYGQKVVKGNPYPRSYYRCTSLKCSVRKHVERVSDDPKAFITTYEGKHNHDMPLRNTNAGASEKDTTTKEKP, from the exons ATGGATATTAAGGAAGCAGAGCGTGTAGTTATAGCTAAACCAGTTGCTTCAAGGCCAACTTGTTCCACCTTTAGGTCCTTCACGGAGCTTCTTGCAGGAGCTATTGATGCTTCTCCTTTGAATGTATCTTCTGAAACTGCTGTTCCTGCCATCAGACCAAAGACCGTGAGGTTCAAGCCAATGGTGAATCATACTGTCGCTGGATTGGTTTCTTCCCAG GCACATATCTCTGGTGCAGCACATAGTCATTCATCGGAGCAGGTTTCGAAATCAGATAGCAGATCAACTGTGATATATAAACCATTGGCAAAAGTTGTTTCAAGGGCAACCTTTTCTGTCTTGGCAAATATG GGAAACTTCAATACCAGCCACCAATCTACACAATCATCAGTTAATGTGGGTGTTCTACATCCAAATCAAGATAAATGCTTTAGATCCCAAAGCGCAAATCTGCACCATAATAATCCATCATGTGCCGAGACAAATCAGACAACAGAGCCTCCGAAAATAGCCTCACAAAACATGGAAGAGGATCTGAAACTTATACCATCCACAGCCAATACTGATAGGCCTTCTTATGATGGGTATAATTGGAGAAAATATGGACAGAAGCAAGTCAAAGGAAGTGAGTACCCCCGAAGTTACTATAAGTGCACTCATCCAAATTGTCCTGTGAAAAAGAAGGTTGAACGATCTCTGGATGGCCAGATTGCTGAGATTGTGTACAAGGGGGAACACAACCACTCAAAGCCTCAGCCTCCAAAGCGGAGCTCATCAGGGACGCAAGGGTTAGGCGTACCATCTAATGGAACTGGTCAAGATACCAACAACCGGCTATTGAATAGTCATATTAATGAAAGAAATGAAGGTTCCGAAGGTAGAGTAGAAGATCAAAATGAAGTTGGACTACCTGTGCAGTCTTACCAAACCAAAGCTCCACTACCTTATGATCCCCATGCGACTGGAGGAATAACTGCTGGTGGTGCAACTCCTGATAATTCTTGTGGTCTTAGTGGCGAATGTGAGGAAGCAAGTAAGAGGCTTGAAGCAGAGGATTATGAACCTAGAAGTAAAAGAAG AAAAAGTGAGAATCATTCCCTTGAAGCAGGGATATCAGGGGAAGGTGTCCAAGATCCTCGTGTTGTGGTGCAAAATTCTGTTGAATCTGATATGACGGGTGATGGCTTCCGCTGGAGGAAGTACGGGCAGAAAGTTGTTAAGGGAAATCCATATCCCAG AAGTTATTACAGATGTACCAGTCTCAAATGCAGCGTGCGCAAGCATGTCGAAAGAGTCTCGGATGATCCCAAAGCTTTCATCACCACGTACGAGGGAAAGCACAACCACGACATGCCACTGAGGAACACGAACGCAGGAGCATCTGAGAAGGATACAACAACTAAAGAAAAGCCATGA
- the LOC103433345 gene encoding probable serine/threonine-protein kinase PBL7, with amino-acid sequence MGWMMIPCSGNSNCKAKTKKKRKNKIELQDKPLDQIKPTSGFSKTSSILSVKEDPKDGGSDHIAAQTFVFRELAAATRNFRSECLLGEGGFGRVYKGRLESTNQVVAIKQLDRDGLQGNREFLVEVLMLSLLHHPNLVNLIGYCADGDQRLLVYEYMPLGSLDDHLHDVLPGKRRLDWNTRMKIATGAAKGLEYLHDKASPPVIYRDLKCSNILLGEGYHPKLSDFGLAKLGPVGDNTHVSTRVMGTYGYCAPEYAMTGQLTLKSDVYSFGVVLLEIITGRTAIDNTRGAGEQNLVAWARPLFNDRKKLSQMADPTLQGQYPQRGLYQALAVAAMCVQEQPNMRPVIADVVTALTYLASQKYDHETEPVQSSRLAPCTPPRTKRDSERKAQLR; translated from the exons ATGGGTTGGATGATGATTCCCTGTTCTGGTAATTCCAACTGTAAAGCAAAAAccaagaagaaaaggaagaacaaGATTGAGTTGCAGGATAAGCCACTTGATCAGATCAAACCCACTTCAG GTTTTTCTAAGACTAGTTCCATTTTGAGTGTCAAGGAGGATCCAAAAGATGGAGGGTCTGATCACATTGCAGCACAGACTTTTGTCTTCCGTGAATTGGCAGCTGCAACTAGAAATTTCAGGTCAGAATGTCTTTTGGGTGAAGGTGGATTTGGTCGAGTATACAAAGGACGTTTGGAAAGTACAAATCAG GTAGTAGCTATCAAACAACTTGATCGTGATGGATTACAAGGGAACAGGGAATTCCTTGTTGAAGTGTTGATGTTGAGTCTTCTTCACCACCCCAATCTTGTTAATCTTATTGGTTATTGTGCGGATGGAGATCAAAGGCTTCTTGTTTATGAATATATGCCCCTAGGGTCTTTGGACGACCATTTACATG ATGTGTTACCTGGTAAGAGACGACTTGATTGGAATACGCGAATGAAAATAGCCACTGGGGCAGCGAAGGGATTGGAGTATCTACATGACAAAGCAAGTCCTCCTGTTATATACAGAGATTTGAAATGCTCCAACATATTGCTTGGTGAAGGGTATCATCCAAAGCTGTCTGATTTTGGTTTAGCCAAACTTGGGCCTGTTGGGGATAACACCCATGTATCTACAAGGGTAATGGGAACGTATGGATATTGTGCTCCAGAGTATGCAATGACAGGGCAATTGACTCTTAAATCAGACGTTTATAGCTTTGGCGTAGTTCTTTTGGAAATTATAACAGGCAGGACAGCGATTGACAATACCAGAGGTGCAGGAGAACAGAATTTGGTTGCGTGG GCAAGACCCTTGTTTAATGACCGAAAGAAACTTTCACAAATGGCAGACCCAACGCTCCAGGGTCAGTATCCCCAAAGGGGCTTGTACCAAGCTCTTGCAGTTGCAGCAATGTGTGTTCAGGAGCAGCCTAATATGCGGCCAGTTATAGCTGATGTCGTCACAGCTTTGACTTACCTTGCTTCACAGAAGTATGACCATGAAACAGAGCCAGTCCAAAGCTCCCGTCTTGCCCCTTGTACTCCCCCTAGAACCAAGAGGGATAGTGAAAGGAAAGCTCAATTGCGGTAG
- the LOC139195039 gene encoding uncharacterized protein yields the protein MSDLGTIYLFGTYSKELKTTFGYDQETLNLLGFFKNLGANIGIFAGLIAEVTTTWFELLNGAATNFFGYFTMWCYGYLRQKLPTKPRHHDLPPQRQLLKINSKNDNSKVFYRFLYVSIVLALFLMAITLTQKLVVFPRAAQATTAGVLPAFDSSLDYHQRGKPPRGEDYAILQAILSIDMLLIFIATLFGLGSSFTATDNLGQIDEALGYKPQTINTFVSLISIWNFLCSLNERDEGSEGRVGDQNEVGLPVQSYQTKAPLPYDPHATGGITAGGATPDNSCGLSGECEEARGLKQRIMNLEVKVRLNQRPWISYA from the exons ATGTCTGATTTAGGTACAATTTATCTGTTTGGAACCTATTCCAAAGAGCTCAAAACCACCTTTGGCTATGACCAAGAAACCCTCAACCTGCTGGGGTTCTTCAAGAACCTTGGGGCCAACATCGGCATTTTCGCAGGCTTAATAGCGGAGGTAACAACGACGTGGTTTGAGCTCCTCAATGGTGCGGCCACGAACTTCTTCGGCTACTTCACGATGTG GTGTTATGGTTACTTGCGTCAAAAACTTCCCACAAAGCCGCGGCATCATGATCTGCCTCCTCAAAGG CAGCTGCTAAAAATCAACAGCAAAAACGACAACTCAAAAGTGTTTTATCGCTTTCTGTACGTGTCGATTGTTCTTGCCTTGTTTCTCATGGCAATAACTCTGACTCAGAAATTGGTTGTCTTCCCCCGGGCAGCCCAAGCTACGACTGCTGGTGTGCTTCCTGCTTTTGATTCCTCTCTTGATTATCATCAGAGAGGA AAACCACCAAGAGGAGAAGACTACGCCATTTTACAAGCAATCTTGAGCATTGACATGCTACTCATATTCATTGCAACATTATTTGGACTTGGATCGAGCTTCACTGCTACCGACAACCTCGGCCAAATTGACGAAGCTTTGGGTTACAAACCTCAGACCATAAACACTTTTGTGTCACTCATCAGCATATGGAACTTCCTGTGCAGTCTTAATGAAAGAGATGAAGGTTCCGAAGGTAGAGTAGGAGATCAAAATGAAGTTGGACTACCTGTGCAGTCTTATCAAACCAAAGCTCCACTACCTTATGATCCCCATGCAACTGGAGGAATAACTGCTGGTGGTGCAACTCCTGATAATTCTTGTGGTCTCAGTGGCGAATGCGAGGAAGCAAGGGGCTTGAAGCAGAGGATTATGAACCTAGAAGTAAAGGTTAGACTAAATCAGAGGCCTTGGATTAGCTATGCATGA